The Methanococcoides methylutens MM1 genome has a window encoding:
- a CDS encoding DUF6141 family protein: MLNNSPKFREVQKFRQFWVSSLVLIPAVVTLYGAYKQLVLGQPFGNNPASDTTMIILTIIFGFLFPLFIFSMKLVTEVRDDGVYVRFFPFHLSFKKFGYADITSYKSVHYSALREYGGWGIRYGRTGKAYNISGNDGIMLEFRNGKHLLIGSQRTHEFLLALEQSARTA; encoded by the coding sequence ATGCTTAATAACAGTCCGAAATTCAGGGAAGTGCAGAAGTTCAGGCAATTCTGGGTAAGTTCACTGGTACTTATCCCTGCAGTTGTAACACTCTATGGGGCATACAAGCAGCTGGTTCTTGGTCAGCCTTTTGGAAACAACCCGGCATCGGATACCACTATGATCATCCTGACAATAATCTTTGGTTTCCTGTTCCCGTTATTCATTTTTTCCATGAAACTGGTGACCGAGGTGCGTGATGATGGTGTTTATGTTCGCTTTTTCCCATTCCATTTGTCCTTTAAAAAATTCGGATATGCTGATATTACCAGCTATAAATCTGTTCACTACAGCGCTCTACGGGAGTATGGTGGCTGGGGTATACGCTATGGCAGAACCGGTAAGGCTTACAACATAAGCGGCAACGATGGGATCATGCTGGAATTCAGGAATGGGAAGCACCTGCTCATTGGCTCACAAAGGACACACGAATTCCTGCTTGCGCTGGAACAAAGTGCCAGAACTGCCTGA
- a CDS encoding HD domain-containing protein, whose translation MKIRELISQYCDKTEKKGNGITIYSGTATEPIETPELFAYMDFLSDEPSRKIWHSDDYRMYLTQIDGKITVYEHVRLANYRIQLLDLKEKYGEKKEMELPDLADAFAFASREHENETRKSGTPYISHPMDVASILLKENASHELVLAGWLHDLVEDTDVDIETIKRRYGEQVADYVDAVTEPEELRQAADGDKTQNWKDRKEYTVRKMTRANSEVKLLSCADKLANIRDLISDIRMEGEGFWDKFNAPKEDQEWYYRSILEAFATGPQNIKDTRAYRDLEECVEQLF comes from the coding sequence ATGAAAATACGCGAACTGATCAGCCAGTATTGTGATAAAACCGAGAAAAAAGGAAACGGAATAACAATATATTCAGGTACTGCTACCGAGCCTATAGAGACGCCTGAACTCTTCGCCTATATGGATTTCCTTTCCGATGAACCTTCCAGAAAGATCTGGCACAGTGATGATTACAGGATGTATTTAACACAGATCGACGGAAAGATCACAGTCTATGAACATGTGAGGTTGGCAAACTACAGGATACAGTTACTTGACCTCAAGGAAAAATACGGAGAAAAAAAAGAGATGGAACTGCCAGACCTTGCTGATGCATTTGCATTTGCCAGCCGGGAACACGAGAACGAGACAAGAAAGTCAGGCACCCCATACATATCACATCCAATGGACGTGGCATCCATCCTTCTCAAAGAGAATGCATCACATGAACTTGTTCTGGCAGGATGGCTTCATGACCTCGTTGAAGACACTGATGTTGACATTGAAACGATAAAAAGAAGATATGGAGAGCAAGTCGCTGATTACGTGGATGCTGTTACCGAACCTGAAGAGCTCAGGCAGGCAGCAGACGGGGACAAGACACAGAACTGGAAAGACAGGAAGGAATATACTGTCAGAAAAATGACCAGGGCAAACAGCGAGGTCAAACTGCTCTCATGTGCGGACAAACTTGCCAATATCAGAGACCTTATCAGCGATATAAGAATGGAAGGAGAAGGTTTCTGGGATAAGTTCAATGCACCAAAGGAAGACCAGGAATGGTACTACCGCTCAATACTGGAAGCTTTTGCCACAGGTCCGCAGAACATCAAGGATACCCGTGCATACCGTGACCTCGAGGAATGTGTGGAACAGCTTTTCTGA